In Paramormyrops kingsleyae isolate MSU_618 chromosome 13, PKINGS_0.4, whole genome shotgun sequence, a single window of DNA contains:
- the mob2a gene encoding MOB kinase activator 2a isoform X5 codes for MRFKRNGSYTLNRKSKTKPNGKKPPTEEKKHYLESEYTKVRVVDFDLKELVVLPREIDLNEWLASSTTTFFNLINLQYSTISEFCTGETCQAMTACNTIYYWYDEKGKKTKCTAPQYVDFVMSLVQKLVTDEDIFPTKYGKEFPNSFESLVKKICRYLFHVLAHIYWAHFKETVALDLQGHLNTLYAHFIVFIREFNLVDPKETSIMDDLSEILCTPSPTAQNHVTER; via the exons ATGAGGTTCAAGAGGAACGGTTCCTATACCTTAAATAG GAAGTCAAAGACGAAGCCCAATGGAAAGAAGCCACCCACCGAGGAGAAGAAGCACTACCTGGAATCGGAGTACACCAAAGTGCGGGTCGTGGACTTTGACCTGAAGGAGCTGGTGGTGCTGCCGCGTGAGATCGACCTCAACGAATGGCTGGCCAGCAGCA CGACGACCTTCTTCAATCTCATCAACCTGCAGTACAGCACAATCTCGGAGTTCTGCACCGGGGAGACCTGCCAAGCCATGACGGCCTGCAACAC GATATACTACTGGTATGATGAAAAGGGGAAGAAAACGAAATGCACAGCTCCCCAGTATGTAGACTTTGTCATGAGTTTGGTGCAGAAACTGGTCACAGATGAAGACATTTTTCCCACAAAATACG GCAAAGAATTCCCAAACTCGTTCGAGTCACTTGTGAAGAAGATCTGCAGGTACCTGTTCCATGTGCTGGCTCACATCTACTGGGCGCACTTTAAGGAGACTGTGGCGCTGGACCTGCAAGGCCATTTGAACACACTCTACGCACATTTCATCGTATTCATAAGGGAATTCAACCTGGTGGACCCCAAGGAGACCTCCATCATGGACGACCTCTCTGAAATCCTCTGCACACCCTCGCCTACCGCACAGAACCATGTGACGGAGAGATGA
- the mob2a gene encoding MOB kinase activator 2a isoform X6, translating to MDWLMGKSKTKPNGKKPPTEEKKHYLESEYTKVRVVDFDLKELVVLPREIDLNEWLASSTTTFFNLINLQYSTISEFCTGETCQAMTACNTIYYWYDEKGKKTKCTAPQYVDFVMSLVQKLVTDEDIFPTKYGKEFPNSFESLVKKICRYLFHVLAHIYWAHFKETVALDLQGHLNTLYAHFIVFIREFNLVDPKETSIMDDLSEILCTPSPTAQNHVTER from the exons GAAGTCAAAGACGAAGCCCAATGGAAAGAAGCCACCCACCGAGGAGAAGAAGCACTACCTGGAATCGGAGTACACCAAAGTGCGGGTCGTGGACTTTGACCTGAAGGAGCTGGTGGTGCTGCCGCGTGAGATCGACCTCAACGAATGGCTGGCCAGCAGCA CGACGACCTTCTTCAATCTCATCAACCTGCAGTACAGCACAATCTCGGAGTTCTGCACCGGGGAGACCTGCCAAGCCATGACGGCCTGCAACAC GATATACTACTGGTATGATGAAAAGGGGAAGAAAACGAAATGCACAGCTCCCCAGTATGTAGACTTTGTCATGAGTTTGGTGCAGAAACTGGTCACAGATGAAGACATTTTTCCCACAAAATACG GCAAAGAATTCCCAAACTCGTTCGAGTCACTTGTGAAGAAGATCTGCAGGTACCTGTTCCATGTGCTGGCTCACATCTACTGGGCGCACTTTAAGGAGACTGTGGCGCTGGACCTGCAAGGCCATTTGAACACACTCTACGCACATTTCATCGTATTCATAAGGGAATTCAACCTGGTGGACCCCAAGGAGACCTCCATCATGGACGACCTCTCTGAAATCCTCTGCACACCCTCGCCTACCGCACAGAACCATGTGACGGAGAGATGA
- the mob2a gene encoding MOB kinase activator 2a isoform X1, producing MAEGTDSAGGLGSRDSPRDSPRTLLMALFHRKSKTKPNGKKPPTEEKKHYLESEYTKVRVVDFDLKELVVLPREIDLNEWLASSTTTFFNLINLQYSTISEFCTGETCQAMTACNTIYYWYDEKGKKTKCTAPQYVDFVMSLVQKLVTDEDIFPTKYGKEFPNSFESLVKKICRYLFHVLAHIYWAHFKETVALDLQGHLNTLYAHFIVFIREFNLVDPKETSIMDDLSEILCTPSPTAQNHVTER from the exons ATGGCGGAAGGGACAGACTCTGCGGGGGGGCTGGGGTCACGCGATTCCCCACGCGATTCCCCACGCACGCTGCTGATGGCGCTCTTCCACAG GAAGTCAAAGACGAAGCCCAATGGAAAGAAGCCACCCACCGAGGAGAAGAAGCACTACCTGGAATCGGAGTACACCAAAGTGCGGGTCGTGGACTTTGACCTGAAGGAGCTGGTGGTGCTGCCGCGTGAGATCGACCTCAACGAATGGCTGGCCAGCAGCA CGACGACCTTCTTCAATCTCATCAACCTGCAGTACAGCACAATCTCGGAGTTCTGCACCGGGGAGACCTGCCAAGCCATGACGGCCTGCAACAC GATATACTACTGGTATGATGAAAAGGGGAAGAAAACGAAATGCACAGCTCCCCAGTATGTAGACTTTGTCATGAGTTTGGTGCAGAAACTGGTCACAGATGAAGACATTTTTCCCACAAAATACG GCAAAGAATTCCCAAACTCGTTCGAGTCACTTGTGAAGAAGATCTGCAGGTACCTGTTCCATGTGCTGGCTCACATCTACTGGGCGCACTTTAAGGAGACTGTGGCGCTGGACCTGCAAGGCCATTTGAACACACTCTACGCACATTTCATCGTATTCATAAGGGAATTCAACCTGGTGGACCCCAAGGAGACCTCCATCATGGACGACCTCTCTGAAATCCTCTGCACACCCTCGCCTACCGCACAGAACCATGTGACGGAGAGATGA
- the mob2a gene encoding MOB kinase activator 2a isoform X4: MGIFWFASRGEQGDGDADRKSKTKPNGKKPPTEEKKHYLESEYTKVRVVDFDLKELVVLPREIDLNEWLASSTTTFFNLINLQYSTISEFCTGETCQAMTACNTIYYWYDEKGKKTKCTAPQYVDFVMSLVQKLVTDEDIFPTKYGKEFPNSFESLVKKICRYLFHVLAHIYWAHFKETVALDLQGHLNTLYAHFIVFIREFNLVDPKETSIMDDLSEILCTPSPTAQNHVTER, translated from the exons ATGGGAATTTTTTGGTTCGCCAGTCGTGGGGAGCAGGGGGATGGAGATGCTGACAG GAAGTCAAAGACGAAGCCCAATGGAAAGAAGCCACCCACCGAGGAGAAGAAGCACTACCTGGAATCGGAGTACACCAAAGTGCGGGTCGTGGACTTTGACCTGAAGGAGCTGGTGGTGCTGCCGCGTGAGATCGACCTCAACGAATGGCTGGCCAGCAGCA CGACGACCTTCTTCAATCTCATCAACCTGCAGTACAGCACAATCTCGGAGTTCTGCACCGGGGAGACCTGCCAAGCCATGACGGCCTGCAACAC GATATACTACTGGTATGATGAAAAGGGGAAGAAAACGAAATGCACAGCTCCCCAGTATGTAGACTTTGTCATGAGTTTGGTGCAGAAACTGGTCACAGATGAAGACATTTTTCCCACAAAATACG GCAAAGAATTCCCAAACTCGTTCGAGTCACTTGTGAAGAAGATCTGCAGGTACCTGTTCCATGTGCTGGCTCACATCTACTGGGCGCACTTTAAGGAGACTGTGGCGCTGGACCTGCAAGGCCATTTGAACACACTCTACGCACATTTCATCGTATTCATAAGGGAATTCAACCTGGTGGACCCCAAGGAGACCTCCATCATGGACGACCTCTCTGAAATCCTCTGCACACCCTCGCCTACCGCACAGAACCATGTGACGGAGAGATGA
- the mob2a gene encoding MOB kinase activator 2a isoform X2: MTRRWRLKKKKRNGGAEAGGVCEILPPAAQTVICMGVLVCCDCFFYRKSKTKPNGKKPPTEEKKHYLESEYTKVRVVDFDLKELVVLPREIDLNEWLASSTTTFFNLINLQYSTISEFCTGETCQAMTACNTIYYWYDEKGKKTKCTAPQYVDFVMSLVQKLVTDEDIFPTKYGKEFPNSFESLVKKICRYLFHVLAHIYWAHFKETVALDLQGHLNTLYAHFIVFIREFNLVDPKETSIMDDLSEILCTPSPTAQNHVTER, translated from the exons ATGACCCGCCGCTGGAGactaaagaagaagaagaggaacgGAGGGGCGGAGGCAGGGGGTGTATGTGAAattctgccccctgctgcccaaACGGTCATCTGCATGGGGGTTCTGGTTTGCTGTGACTGCTTCTTCTACAG GAAGTCAAAGACGAAGCCCAATGGAAAGAAGCCACCCACCGAGGAGAAGAAGCACTACCTGGAATCGGAGTACACCAAAGTGCGGGTCGTGGACTTTGACCTGAAGGAGCTGGTGGTGCTGCCGCGTGAGATCGACCTCAACGAATGGCTGGCCAGCAGCA CGACGACCTTCTTCAATCTCATCAACCTGCAGTACAGCACAATCTCGGAGTTCTGCACCGGGGAGACCTGCCAAGCCATGACGGCCTGCAACAC GATATACTACTGGTATGATGAAAAGGGGAAGAAAACGAAATGCACAGCTCCCCAGTATGTAGACTTTGTCATGAGTTTGGTGCAGAAACTGGTCACAGATGAAGACATTTTTCCCACAAAATACG GCAAAGAATTCCCAAACTCGTTCGAGTCACTTGTGAAGAAGATCTGCAGGTACCTGTTCCATGTGCTGGCTCACATCTACTGGGCGCACTTTAAGGAGACTGTGGCGCTGGACCTGCAAGGCCATTTGAACACACTCTACGCACATTTCATCGTATTCATAAGGGAATTCAACCTGGTGGACCCCAAGGAGACCTCCATCATGGACGACCTCTCTGAAATCCTCTGCACACCCTCGCCTACCGCACAGAACCATGTGACGGAGAGATGA
- the mob2a gene encoding MOB kinase activator 2a isoform X3, giving the protein MLAFTMVGDHCTFGGDSADQLPKRPTKGGFSYKMVLQAVGKVLRKSKTKPNGKKPPTEEKKHYLESEYTKVRVVDFDLKELVVLPREIDLNEWLASSTTTFFNLINLQYSTISEFCTGETCQAMTACNTIYYWYDEKGKKTKCTAPQYVDFVMSLVQKLVTDEDIFPTKYGKEFPNSFESLVKKICRYLFHVLAHIYWAHFKETVALDLQGHLNTLYAHFIVFIREFNLVDPKETSIMDDLSEILCTPSPTAQNHVTER; this is encoded by the exons ATGCTGGCGTTTACCATGGTTGGAGACCACTGCACCTTCGGAGGAGACAGCGCCGATCAGCTTCCCAAAAGACCTACCAAGGGCGGATTCAGTTATAAAATGGTCCTGCAGGCTGTCGGGAAAGTGTTAAG GAAGTCAAAGACGAAGCCCAATGGAAAGAAGCCACCCACCGAGGAGAAGAAGCACTACCTGGAATCGGAGTACACCAAAGTGCGGGTCGTGGACTTTGACCTGAAGGAGCTGGTGGTGCTGCCGCGTGAGATCGACCTCAACGAATGGCTGGCCAGCAGCA CGACGACCTTCTTCAATCTCATCAACCTGCAGTACAGCACAATCTCGGAGTTCTGCACCGGGGAGACCTGCCAAGCCATGACGGCCTGCAACAC GATATACTACTGGTATGATGAAAAGGGGAAGAAAACGAAATGCACAGCTCCCCAGTATGTAGACTTTGTCATGAGTTTGGTGCAGAAACTGGTCACAGATGAAGACATTTTTCCCACAAAATACG GCAAAGAATTCCCAAACTCGTTCGAGTCACTTGTGAAGAAGATCTGCAGGTACCTGTTCCATGTGCTGGCTCACATCTACTGGGCGCACTTTAAGGAGACTGTGGCGCTGGACCTGCAAGGCCATTTGAACACACTCTACGCACATTTCATCGTATTCATAAGGGAATTCAACCTGGTGGACCCCAAGGAGACCTCCATCATGGACGACCTCTCTGAAATCCTCTGCACACCCTCGCCTACCGCACAGAACCATGTGACGGAGAGATGA